In Triticum aestivum cultivar Chinese Spring chromosome 5B, IWGSC CS RefSeq v2.1, whole genome shotgun sequence, the following proteins share a genomic window:
- the LOC123112756 gene encoding 3-ketoacyl-CoA synthase 4, with the protein MAMDMAHKDHLLAAYHGLLAAACLLLCVLAEALVFALRRSFTFYLVPVSAMLLLGRYRRRAAGGAGVRVGLVDFSCLKPPRRLRLPVAGLLEHLELGGFFDRGSIEFMTKAIRSSGMGNETYLPPALHYLPPASTHAHAIREAHMLFFPALDDLFGKSSVPPSAVGALVVNCSGFCPAPSLAAIIANRYRMRADVKLFNLSGMGCSAGSIGVDVAAGLLRAHALSYAVVVSAEILTIGWYCGKDHGKLLLNCNFRTGCSAALLTNSTAVPVKYRLVNVTRTNTTANDRSYRAGYREEDEEGITGFTLGQGVGRMVSELLRAHLLTLSLSILPWREKARFAAALLLSMRRRRQDKLAGSSSGASAPMPDFRAAADHFCLPSSGKPMILRLGKGLGLGEREMEAALMTFHRFGNQSAASLWYQLAYLEAKGRVRKGDTVWHLGIGSGLKANSLVWERVAVADDLAAGGLDALGPWMECIHQYPVWE; encoded by the coding sequence ATGGCCATGGACATGGCGCACAAGGACCACCTCCTGGCGGCCTAccacggcctcctcgccgccgcgtGCCTCCTCCTCTGCGTGCTCGCCGAGGCCCTCGTCTTCGCGCTGCGGCGGAGCTTCACGTTCTACCTCGTCCCTGTCTCCGCAATGCTGCTCCTCGGCCGCtaccgccgccgcgccgcggggGGCGCGGGCGTCCGCGTCGGGCTCGTCGACTTCTCCTGCCTCAAGCCTCCGCGCCGGCTGCGGCTCCCCGTGGCCGGCCTGCTGGAGCACCTGGAGCTCGGCGGCTTCTTCGACCGCGGCAGCATCGAGTTCATGACCAAGGCCATCCGCTCCAGCGGCATGGGCAACGAGACCTACCTCCCGCCCGCGCTGCACTACCTCCCGCCGGCGTCCACGCACGCGCACGCCATCCGGGAGGCGCACATGCTCTTCTTCCCTGCCCTCGACGACCTCTTTGGAAAGTCCAGCGTGCCGCCGTCCGCCGTCGGCGCGCTCGTCGTCAACTGCAGCGGCTTCTGCCCCGCGCCATCGCTCGCCGCCATCATCGCCAACCGCTACCGGATGCGCGCGGACGTCAAGCTCTTCAACCTGTCAGGCATGGGCTGCAGCGCCGGCTCCATCGGCGTCGACGTCGCGGCCGGCCTCCTGCGGGCGCACGCCTTGTCGTACGCCGTGGTGGTCAGCGCCGAGATCCTCACAATCGGGTGGTACTGCGGCAAGGAccacggcaagctcctcctcaacTGCAACTTCCGCACCGGCTGCTCCGCCGCGCTCCTGACCAACAGCACGGCCGTGCCGGTGAAGTACCGGCTCGTCAACGTGACGCGCACGAACACCACGGCCAACGACCGGAGCTACCGCGCGGGGTaccgggaggaggacgaggagggcaTCACCGGCTTCACGCTCGGCCAGGGCGTCGGCCGCATGGTCAGCGAGCTGCTCCGCGCGCACCTCCTCACGCTCAGCCTCTCCATCCTGCCGTGGCGCGAGAAGGCACGCTTCGCTGCCGCGCTGCTCCTGTCgatgcggcggcgacggcaagacAAGCTCGCCGGCAGCAGCTCCGGCGCCTCCGCGCCAATGCCGGACTTCCGCGCGGCGGCGGACCACTTCTGCCTGCCTTCCTCGGGCAAGCCGATGATACTGCGGCTGGGGAAGGGGCTCGGGCtgggggagagggagatggaggcgGCGCTGATGACGTTCCACCGGTTCGGGAACCAGTCGGCGGCGTCGCTGTGGTACCAGCTGGCGTACCTGGAGGCCAAGGGGCGGGTCCGGAAGGGCGACACGGTGTGGCACCTCGGCATCGGGAGCGGGCTCAAGGCCAACAGCCTCGTGTGGGAgcgcgtcgccgtcgccgacgaccTCGCCGCCGGCGGGCTCGACGCGCTGGGGCCGTGGATGGAGTGCATCCACCAGTACCCCGTGTGGGAATAA